From Aspergillus fumigatus Af293 chromosome 5, whole genome shotgun sequence, a single genomic window includes:
- a CDS encoding OSTA/TMEM184 family protein, giving the protein MGWPVCNTTLEDSTITEVDLWDGGLTFHQLCLIVGGAFALFAAAISFYLIMSHATHYSKPIEQRHIIRILWMIPIYSLVAWLSTYFYKNAVYYELIGNSYEAFTIAAFFALLCHYIAPDLHSQKEYFRGITPKQWLWPIPWLQKCCGGEKGMWRVPRSGLTWFNVVWVGVFQYCLLRVLMTIVAVISQHFDVYCEESLNPAFSHIWVLECVAVSIAMYCLIQFYYQIKDDISQYSPLLKIVSIKLVIFLSFWQSTLISFLSSSGAIKPSSRVAQQDLKVGLPNLLICVEMAIFSFLHLWAFPWRPYSLANAHADEVTDFYGNGKATYQGGRWGMKGLLDSVNPLDLAKAVGRSIRWLFVGRKKRTLDPSYQIQNIGLAITSNDSGPNVTAYHGAGATMAGSRPAPYGTSPDDEGQVLLSHAQPNPTLQSSGDLAPPPYDYEHDRLSSTSLLEPTPSHSPQSYSPYEQHHSNPYEVPDTDDLHLYAGTNPPQSQRGAHGHHPYDQNYLQEQPPIPMPDPYQPPPAHFDNDHSRR; this is encoded by the exons ATGGGGTGGCCGGTTTGTAATACAACGCTGGAGGATTCAACGA TTACCGAAGTCGACTTATGGGATGGCGGTCTCACTTTTCATCAGTTATGCCTCATTGTTGGAGGTGCTTTCGCTCTCTTCGCAGCAGCCATTTCCTTCTACCTAATTATGAGCCATGCGACACATTATAGCAAACCAATAGAGCAGCGACA TATTATTCGGATCTTATGGATGATCCCCATCTACTCCCTTGTCGCCTGGCTGAGCACCTACTTCTACAAAAATGCGGTCTACTACGAGCTGATCGGCAACAGCTATGAAGCGTTCACGATTgccgccttcttcgccttACTGTGCCACTACATTGCGCCGGATCTCCACAGTCAGAAGGAATATTTTCGCGGAATCACGCCGAAGCAATGGCTCTGGCCTATACCCTGGCTTCAGAAATGCTGCGGCGGGGAGAAAGGGATGTGGAGGGTACCCCGAAGCGGGCTGACATGGTTCAAC GTTGTCTGGGTAGGAGTCTTTCAATATTGTCTTTTGCGTGTGTTGATGACCATCGTCGCGGTTATCTCCCAGCACTTTGATGTGTATTGCGAGGAGAGTCTGAACCCCGCGTTTTCGCACATATGGGTAT TGGAGTGTGTTGCTGTTTCGATTGCAATGTACTGCCTGATCCAGTTCTATTACCagatcaaggatgatatCAGCCAGTATTCACCACTCCTCAAGATCGTCTCTATCAAGCTGGTGATTTTCCTTTCATTTTGGCAGTCC ACCTTGATCagttttctttcctcctccggaGCTATCAAGCCAAGTAGTAGAGTAGCGCAACAGGACCTCAAAGTTGGACTCCCGAACCTACTCATCTGCGTTGAGATGGcgatcttttcctttttgcaTCTATGGGCATTCCCGTGGAGGCCGTACTCTCTCGCCAACGCACACGCCGATGAAGTGACTGACTTCTATGGCAACGGCAAAGCGACTTATCAGGGTGGTCGCTGGGGTATGAAAGGTCTCCTTGACTCAGTCAATCCACTCGATTTAGCCAAGGCCGTGGGCCGCAGCATTCGCTGGCTCTTTGTGGGGCGTAAGAAGCGAACATTGGACCCCAGTTATCAGATCCAGAATATTGGTCTCGCAATAACCAGCAATGATTCCGGGCCAAATGTCACAGCCTACCATGGTGCAGGTGCCACGATGGCGGGCAGTAGACCGGCGCCCTATGGGACATCTCCCGATGATGAAGGCCAAGTTCTTCTCTCCCATGCGCAGCCAAATCCGACATTGCAGTCGTCTGGTGACTTGGCACCCCCACCATATGATTATGAGCATGATCGACTGAGTAGCACTTCCTTGCTGGAACCTACTCCGTCTCATTCTCCGCAATCATACTCGCCTTATGAGCAGCACCACAGCAACCCTTACGAGGTACCGGACACCGACGACCTCCATCTATACGCAGGCACCAATCCCCCTCAATCTCAGCGTGGAGCTCACGGTCATCATCCGTACGATCAGAATTACCTGCAAGAGCAACCACCGATACCCATGCCTGATCCGTATCAGCCTCCGCCTGCCCACTTTGACAATGATCACAGCCGGCGATAG
- the met2 gene encoding homoserine O-acetyltransferase, whose amino-acid sequence MVILENSRVASLPENPYAKLITDQSIAIIPSFTLESGVTLYNVPVAYTTRGEMSPNRDNVLVICHALSGSADVADWWGPLLGGPGQAFDTSRFFVICLNSLGSPYGSASAVTYKDGNPEKGLYGPEFPLTTVRDDVRIHKMILDDLGVRQIAAVVGGSMGGMLTLEYAYFGKDYVRAIVPIATSARHSAWCISWGEAQRQSIYSDPKYEDGYYSFDDPPATGLGAARMSALLTYRSRNSFESRFGRNVPDPSKRQNINGTERLPTPPNEHWAIHNDGHKAGMSSRASSERNSPGPQQPSEVQYMDPQFSGTKTFSSPVSNSDRKRPPTYFSAQSYLRYQGEKFVKRFDANCYIAITRKLDTHDVSRYRASPGSEDPVKEALSQIEQPALVLGIESDGLFTFEEQKEIAAGIPNSRLKRIESPEGHDAFLLQFEQVNRYILEFFREVLPDIMAKAPADGAVPVDGVNKLTKSSTFGEAEVEDITAW is encoded by the exons ATGGTGATCCTGGAAAATTCC AGAGTTGCCTCCTTGCCTGAAAATCCATATGCAAAACTCATCACGGATCAGTCTATCGCTATTATCCCGTCATTTACCCTGGAATCGGGGGTGACCCTCTACAATGTTCCTGTCGCCTACACAACGCGGGGTGAAATGTCCCCCAACCGTGACAACGTGCTGGTGATCTGCCATGCTCTGAGCGGAAGTGCCGATGTGGCGGACTGGTGGGGGCCTCTGCTGGGAGGACCCGGTCAAGCCTTTGATACGTCACGATTTTTTGTCATCTGCTTGAACAGTCTGGGTAGTCCTTATGGAAGTGCAAGTGCCGTGACTTACAAGGATGGCAATCCCGAAAAAGGCCTGTACGGGCCTGAATTTCCTCTTACCACTGTCCGGGATGACGTGAG AATCCATAAGATGATCCTGGATGACCTGGGCGTCCGACAGATTGCAGCTGTCGTCGGTGGGTCCATGGGCGGCATGTTGACCCTTGAGTACGCCTATTTCGGCAAAGACTATGTCCGGGCTATTGTTCCAATTGCCACTTCTGCCCGCCACTCGGCGTGGTGCATCAGCTGGGGTGAAGCTCAGCGGCAAAGCATCTACAGTGATCCCAAGTATGAGGACGGTTATTATTCATTCGATGACCCTCCAGCCACCGGCTTGGGAGCGGCACGCATGTCCGCCCTTCTGACCTACCGAAGCCGCAATTCTTTCGAGTCTCGCTTTGGTAGAAACGTTCCCGACCCGTCGAAGAGACAGAATATCAATGGCACCGAGCGTTTGCCGACTCCGCCGAATGAACACTGGGCCATTCATAATGATGGTCACAAGGCCGGCATGTCTTCTCGGGCCTCCAGCGAGCGCAACTCGCCTGGGCCGCAGCAGCCCTCTGAAGTCCAGTATATGGATCCTCAGTTCTCCGGCACAAAGACGTTTAGCTCTCCCGTCAGTAACAGTGACAGGAAGCGGCCCCCTACCTACTTTTCAGCACAATCCTATCTTCGATACCAGGGAGAGAAGTTTGTGAAACGATTTGACGCTAACTGCTACATTGCTATCACACGCAAGCTCGACACTCATGACGTGTCCCGATACCGGGCCAGCCCAGGTTCGGAGGATCCCGTCAAGGAGGCCCTGTCGCAGATTGAGCAGCCAGCGCTGGTTCTTGGAATCGAGTCCGATGGACTCTTTACTTtcgaggagcagaaggagatTGCAGCCGGCATCCCCAACTCCAGACTCAAGCGAATTGAGAGCCCGGAAGGTCACGATGCCTTCCTTTTGCAATTCGAGCAGGTCAACCGATACATCTTGGAATTCTTCCGAGAAGTCCTGCCGGACATCATGGCGAAGGCCCCTGCTGACGGCGCAGTACCCGTCGACGGCGTTAACAAACTAACCAAGAGCAGCACTTTTGGAGAGGCGGAGGTCGAGGATATCACTGCGTGGTAA
- the tah18 gene encoding NAPDH-dependent diflavin reductase yields MSESPAQEARTRTALVLYGSETGNAQEVAEELGALAERLHFVTHVAEMNSVKATLLTILPQEMLRSFTFTIFVVSTTGQGEIPANARSFWRSLLLKKLPPTFLSGVNYVSFGLGDSSYPKFNWAARKLHKRLLQLGANEIYPRGEANAQHPEGLEGTFIPWITDFRSHLLDKYPLPEGLHPIPDDEQLPPKWVLRLQEPATTGDELTEGTLSSEQTVSDEYPGLTRLDHDVRPIPDALTATLVENRRVTPRTHWQDVRQISLTVPDAVTYAPGDMICITPKNFDEDVQALIDMMGWGEMADKLVSLAPGEKLQAAGELHAPPIPGLEKYPKLTLRALLMDYIDIRAIPRRSFFSAIAHYTSNEMHKERLLEFTNPEYLDEFWDYTSRPRRSILEVLHEFHSVKIPWQHVTTVFPVFRGRQFSIASGGELKRTSGGGAKFELLIAIVKYQTVIKRIREGVCTRYLSVLRPGSTLKVQLQRGGLSSSVNQLVGPTVLIGPGTGVAPLRSMLWEKAAFVKAYREEHPDANPPIGPTILLYGGRNRAADFFFEEEWQELSDLIGLQVFTAFSRDQRHKIYVQDIIRRNFGLFFRLLHDMNGSVYICGSSGRMPQAVREALIEAFEHGGQADGPQLARRGAEEYLIGMEKSGRYKQETW; encoded by the exons ATGAGTGAGAGCCCGGCCCAGGAGGCCCGTACGAGGACCGCTCTTGTCCTATATGGCTCGGAAACAGGCAACGCGCAAGAAGTGGCCGAAGAGCTTGGAGCGCTGGCCGAGCGCCTGCATTTCGTGACTCATGTCGCTGAAATGAACTCTGTGAAGGCT ACCTTACTTACAATTCTGCCGCAGGAGATGCTCAGGTCGTTTACCTTTACGATATTTGTTGTGTCGACTACGGGCCAGGGTGAGATCCCTGCGAATGCGAGGTCGTTTTGGAGGTCGTTGCTTTTGAAGAAGCTGCCGCCTACTTTCCTGAGCGGGGTCAATTATGTTTCGTTTGGATTGGGCGATAGTTCATATCCCAA GTTTAATTGGGCTGCGCGGAAGTTGCACAAACGTCTCCTCCAACTCGGCGCTAATGAGATATATCCCCGTGGAGAGGCTAACGCGCAACACCCAGAAGG ACTTGAAGGCACATTCATTCCATGGATTACGGACTTTCGTAGCCACTTGCTGGACAAGTATCCGCTTCCTGAAGGGCTGCATCCGATACCGGATGACGAGCAACTGCCGCCTAAATGGGTCTTGAGGTTGCAAGAACCAGCCACAACTGGTGACGAGCTTACGGAGGGAACTTTATCGAGCGAACAGACAGTGTCAGACGAGTATCCGGGGCTGACTCGGCTGGATCACGACGTGAGGCCGATCCCAGATGCATTGACCGCTACCCTTGTCGAAAATAGGCGGGTCACACCACGCACTCATTGGCAAGATGTGCGCCAGATATCGCTTACGGTCCCGGATGCAGTAACCTATGCTCCTGGCGACATGATCTGCATCACGCCGAAGAATTTTGATGAAGATGTCCAAGCACTGATTGACATGATGGGCTGGGGAGAGATGGCTGACAAGTTGGTATCGCTGGCTCCTGGCGAAAAGCTCCAAGCTGCAGGGGAGTTGCATGCTCCGCCCATCCCGGGTCTCGAAAAGTATCCCAAGTTGACGCTGCGAGCGCTCCTGATGGACTACATCGACATCAGAGCCATTCCTCGGCGGTCGTTCTTCTCGGCCATCGCACACTACACCAGCAACGAGATGCACAAGGAAAGACTCCTCGAGTTTACGAATCCCGAGTACTTGGACGAATTCTGGGATTACACCTCGCGGCCTAGGCGAAGCATCCTGGAAGTCTTGCATGAGTTTCATTCAGTCAAGATCCCATGGCAGCATGTGACCACGGTCTTCCCCGTCTTTCGAGGGAGGCAATTCAGCATCGCCAGCGGGGGCGAATTGAAGAGGACATCAGGTGGGGGAGCAAAATTCGAGCTATTAATTGCCATTGTGAAGTATCAAACGGTGATCAAGCGGATCCGAGAAGGAGTGTGTACAAGATACCTGTCTGTGCTGCGGCCAGGCAGTACCCTCAAAGTCCAACTGCAGCGCGGGGGACTCAGCTCATCCGTCAACCAACTGGTTGGCCCGACTGTGCTTATCGGACCTGGTACCGGCGTCGCGCCATTGCGATCAATGCTCTGGGAGAAAGCTGCTTTTGTTAAAGCCTACCGAGAAGAGCATCCGGATGCTAATCCCCCGATCGGGCCCACGATTCTTCTCTACGGTGGTCGTAATCGCGCCGCCGATTTTTTCTTCGAGGAGGAGTGGCAAGAACTGAGCGACTTAATCGGCTTGCAGGTCTTCACTGCATTTTCACGAGATCAGCGACATAAGATCTATGTCCAAGATATCATACGACGCAATTTCGGGCTGTTTTTCAGGCTGCTCCACGACATGAATGGATCGGTGTACATCTGTGGTTCATCGGGGAGAATGCCGCAGGCAGTCAGGGAGGCGCTCATTGAAGCATTTGAACATGGTGGGCAAGCTGATGGACCACAGCTCGCCCGACGCGGAGCGGAGGAGTATCTGATAGGTATGGAGAAGAGTGGGCGGTATAAACAAGAGACTTGGTAG
- the csnF gene encoding COP9 signalosome complex subunit 6: MAETTGSLVSQKSSDSGLHIQLHPLVLLTISDHITRHAARSQQGPIIGALLGQQNGRVITLEHAFECIVTEGANGELQLLHDWFIERVKQFKDVHKSPALDFVGWWSTASPSGPDASQLPIHRQILQNYNESAVFLAFHPSQVQAASKNGAKLPLTIYESVYEGENETENGKAMQIDGEEQSLSIRFRELPFSVETGEAEMIGIDTVARSARTAAALQPSGASLGAPAQQDAQTSQKAEAGPAQPSPDTVVLSHEEEELIASLNTRLNAIRTLESRISLIKSYLASVSHSSEDQPTGPINPPLSHPILRNINALLSHLSLLTPEPGSAFAAESLAQRNDVLLVSLLGQLGDSIKGMRELGRKTAIMNNIRQNNASRKTQLAMQSRLEDEFLSREGMTLK, translated from the exons ATGGCTGAAACTACTGGCTCTCTAGTATCCCAGAAATCGTCCGATTCAGGGCTTCATATTCAACTACATCCGCTGGTTCTCCTCACCATCTCAGATCACATCACCCGTCATGCCGCGCGATCGCAACAAGGGCCGATCATCGGAGCTCTTTTGGGACAGCAGAACGGACGTGTAATTACATTAGAGCACGCATTCGAATGCATTGTGACCGAAGGAGCCAACGGCGAactgcagcttctccacgACTGGTTCATCGAACGAGTCAAACAAT TTAAGGATGTACACAAGTCCCCTGCTCTCGACTTCGTAGGCTGGTGGTCAACAGCCTCCCCTTCTGGGCCGGACGCATCCCAATTGCCAATCCACCGCCAGATACTCCAGAACTACAACGAGTCTGCCGTGTTCCTTGCGTTCCACCCATCCCAGGTGCAAGCTGCATCAAAGAATGGCGCCAAGCTTCCCCTGACCATCTACGAAAGCGTATATGAAGGTGAAAATGAGACGGAGAACGGCAAGGCGATGCAGATAGACGGCGAGGAGCAGTCGCTCTCGATCCGGTTCCGTGAACTGCCGTTCTCCGTCGAAACAGGGGAAGCAGAGATGATTGGCATAGACACGGTTGCGAGAAGCGCAAGGACAGCAGCAGCTCTTCAACCGTCTGGTGCGAGCCTGGGTGCTCCCGCGCAACAAGATGCACAGACTAGCCAGAAAGCCGAGGCTGGCCCTGCCCAACCGTCACCCGACACTGTGGTACTCTCtcacgaagaggaagaac TAATTGCCAGTCTTAACACACGCCTCAACGCCATCCGCACGCTGGAGTCTCGAATTTCTTTGATCAAATCCTATCTCGCCAGTGTATCCCACTCGTCTGAAGACCAACCCACTGGGCCTATAAATCCACCGCTCTCGCACCCGATCCTCCGGAACATCAATGCCCTCTTATCACATCTGTCTCTCCTGACGCCGGAGCCAGGAAGCGCCTTTGCGGCGGAGAGCCTCGCCCAGAGAAACGACGTCCTCCTGGTCTCCTTGCTGGGACAGCTAGGTGATAGCATCAAGGGCATGCGCGAGCTAGGCCGCAAGACCGCTATCATGAACAACATCAGACAGAACAATGCGTCGCGGAAGACTCAGCTGGCTATGCAGAGTCGGCTCGAAGATGAGTTTCTTTCGCGAGAGGGGATGACTCTTAAATAG
- a CDS encoding DNA-directed RNA polymerase III subunit C31: MSRFGAKKGRKLPGAEFTWEADPGGEADTAPTPLFPRYNVPRARPLNPREQKQVDLYRALRDRFHDGPCYSVLQSTSVTARKDEAARAHFDPFHGMPTYSGKYQKQKRDRPELKGRPYVMKFFPRQLWKTIQPNFKPSVAMDGYVPHGPRIGVKRGFEDEEEEHDIEETKRRRGIDEDEDAERDEREEREEDVDVLDPDEDQEEEIVDDDFEDDEDEMGGDYNAEQYFDAGDDEYGDDGFADGGGGGGDEDTY, translated from the exons ATGTCTCGATTTGGAGCAAAGAAAGGCAGGAAGCTCCCCGGTGCAGAATTTACCTGGGAGGCCGATCCTGGCGGGGAAGCAGACACAGCGCCTACGCCTCTTTTCCCT AGATATAACGTTCCCCGCGCGAGACCTCTGAACCCTCGCGAACAGAAACAGGTCGATCTCTACCGTGCTCTGCGGGATCGCTTCCACGACGGTCCCTGCTACTCCGTCCTCCAATCGACCTCGGTCACGGCAAGAAAAGATGAGGCTGCTCGCGCACACTTTGACCCTTTTCACGGAATGCCTACGTATTCGGGCAAGTACCAGAAGCAGAAGCGGGATCGGCCGGAGCTGAAAGGACGTCCGTACG TTATGAAATTCTTCCCTCGCCAGCTGTGGAAGACGATTCAGCCGAACTTCAAACCCTCGGTCGCAATGGATGGATACGTGCCACATGGCCCTCGCATCGGAGTGAAAAGGGGatttgaggatgaggaagaagaacatgaTATCGAGGAGACCAAGCGTAGAAGGGGCatcgatgaagatgaggatgctgagCGGGATGAGCGAGAAGAGCGGGAAGAAGACGTGGATGTCTTGGACCCGGATGAGGAtcaggaggaagagatcgTTGACGACGActttgaggacgatgaagatgaaatggGCGGGGACTACAATGCGGAACAGTACTTTGATGCTGGCGACGACGAATACGGAGATGACGGATTCGCAgacggcggaggcggaggtggagatgaagacaCCTACTGA
- a CDS encoding electron transfer flavoprotein subunit beta/FixA family protein: MSGLRILVPVKRVIDYAIKPRINKTQTGVETAGVKHSLNPFDELSIEEAVRLRERKGPLKVENILALSAGGAKCVDTLRTAMAMGADRAFHVEVPDSNDGGMEPLTVAKMLQAVVKQENINLVLLGKQAIDGDQGQTGQMLAGLLGWPQATQASKVEIKDDKGTVEVTHEVDGGVETLRAQLPMVITTDLRLNEPRYASLPNIMKAKKKPLEKKKLEDFGVEDKRRLKTIKVTEPPARQGGGKVEDVDGLIGKLKELGAL, encoded by the exons ATGAGCGGATTGCGGATTCTAGTCCCCGTGAAGAGGGTGATCGACTACGCG ATCAAACCCCGAATCAACAAGACCCAGACCGGCGTCGAGACCGCCGGTGTCAAGCACTCCCTCAACCCCTTCGATGAGCTCTCGATCGAGGAGGCCGTCCGCCTCCGCGAGCGCAAGGGCCCCCTGAAAGTCGAAAACATCCTCGCACTCTCCGCTGGCGGAGCCAAGTGCGTTGATACGCTCCGGacagccatggccatgggcGCGGACCGGGCTTTCCACGTCGAGGTCCCCGATAGCAATGACGGGGGCATGGAGCCGCTGACCGTGGCTAAGATGCTGCAGGCAGTGGTGAAGCAAGAGAACATCAACCTGGTGCTCTTGGGGAAGCAGGCGATTGACGGTGACCAAGGGCAGACGGGCCAGATGCTGGCGGGTCTGCTGGGGTGGCCGCAGGCGACGCAGGCGAGCAAGGTCGAGATCAAGGACGACAAGGGCACGGTGGAGGTGACTCACGAGGTGGATGGGGGTGTTGAGACGCTGCGTGCTCAGTTGCCCATGGTTATTACGACGGATCTGCGGTTGAACGAGCCTCGGTATGCTAGTCTGCCGAACATCatgaaggcgaagaagaagccgcttgagaagaagaagctggaggattTCGGGGTTGAGGATAAGCGGCGGTTGAAGACAATTAAGGTTACTG AACCTCCTGCGCGCCAGGGCGGCGGTAAGGTGGAGGATGTTGACGGTCTGATCGGcaagctgaaggagctcgGTGCGCTGTGA
- a CDS encoding SAP domain protein: MTDYSSWKVADLKAELKRRGIPQTGLRVKQNFIDRLLEADGKQEGGAPNGESANTQDASENIEQATPEQPAQEPDTVVSQPEEPEAQVTAPESEEPKDNGKAKRSPKEEQQEQQPDVQTEQRKPEPPAEGSMTDAKAAEQAAESLQQTQPEVSSKESEAIQVAEAGIGSEGSAPSRAPSQPEAEHPVEPVEQAPGSAEAVHGQDSKELPDSVGKAATQVSAETTGLSTPLPVEEMIEDTRKRKRRSQTPIPTPEAVASKRAKAQEESPRVLLPEDRDIMDVEGSPGKKAVAVPAENEQAQHQNGDDRNDAIRRVSISDDVRTRGTASIKQDARFKDLFAPADREQIRPRSPPADTNMEDAEVEPALHVATEALYIDGLMRPLQPAALKNHLVSIATAPGASPDPDVIVDFYLDPIKTHCFVKFANISAASRARTALHGVVWPNESNRKALFVDFIPQQKLQQWVAREEESRGRGGPPPRWEVRYDRTDDGVEAVLQEVDLKSTASRQAPGRASTDFSRPPPLGPRASMGVKDRRPSGPPPLEPRPRPGQGFKALDDLFESTTTKPKLYYLRVPREVADRRLDRFDDLLRKGSFPRRGGDENRRITFEDGDFFVDNGPEYGRGHGRRRGRGRGGGMGDSWRDDRRGRD; encoded by the coding sequence ATGACTGATTATTCCAGTTGGAAAGTGGCCGATCTGAAAGCGGAGCTGAAGCGGCGCGGTATTCCGCAGACTGGTCTGAGGGTCAAACAGAATTTCATCGACAGGCTTCTGGAAGCAGATGGCAAGCAAGAGGGTGGAGCACCCAATGGCGAATCGGCAAATACTCAAGATGCGTCTGAAAATATCGAGCAGGCAACGCCTGAACAGCCTGCGCAAGAACCCGACACCGTCGTTTCTCAACCGGAAGAGCCCGAGGCGCAGGTGACAGCACCGGAGTCGGAAGAGCCCAAAGACAATGGAAAAGCAAAGCGATCACCGAAAGAGgaacagcaagagcaacaacCAGATGTTCAGACCGAGCAACGTAAGCCCGAGCCTCCAGCGGAAGGATCGATGACTGATGCAAAGGCGGCGGAACAAGCGGCGGAGTCATTACAGCAGACACAGCCTGAGGTTTCTAGCAAGGAATCTGAAGCCATTCAGGTTGCAGAAGCGGGAATTGGCAGTGAAGGCAGTGCGCCTTCACGCGCGCCATCACAGCCTGAAGCTGAGCACCCTGTCGAACCGGTCGAGCAGGCTCCCGGAAGCGCAGAAGCGGTGCACGGACAGGACTCTAAAGAACTTCCGGATTCTGTTGGGAAGGCTGCGACTCAAGTATCTGCAGAGACTACCGGGCTGTCAACGCCCCTCCccgtggaggagatgatcgAAGACACCCGGAAGCGGAAGCGGCGCAGTCAAACTCCCATCCCAACACCGGAGGCGGTTGCAAGCAAAAGGGCCAAGGCACAGGAGGAGTCGCCCAGAGTTCTACTACCTGAAGATCGTGATATTATGGATGTGGAAGGGAGTCCTGGAAAGAAGGCGGTCGCCGTCCCGGCAGAGAACGAACAGGCCCAACACCAAAATGGAGATGACCGAAATGATGCAATTCGCCGTGTATCAATAAGTGATGATGTGCGGACAAGGGGAACTGCGTCTATCAAGCAAGATGCTCGTTTCAAGGACCTTTTTGCACCAGCGGACAGAGAGCAGATTCGGCCCCGTTCACCTCCAGCAGATACGAACATGGAAGATGCCGAGGTCGAACCCGCGCTACATGTCGCAACCGAAGCGTTATATATCGATGGACTGATGCGCCCTCTTCAACCTGCTGCACTCAAAAACCATCTTGTCAGCATCGCAACGGCCCCTGGCGCATCACCCGATCCTGACGTGATCGTTGATTTTTACTTGGATCCCATCAAAACGCACTGTTTTGTAAAGTTCGCGAATATATCGGCTGCCTCTAGAGCGCGGACCGCCTTGCACGGTGTTGTCTGGCCCAACGAAAGCAACAGAAAAGCTTTGTTTGTTGATTTCATCCCCCAGCAAAAACTGCAGCAATGGGTTGCAAGGGAGGAAGAATCGCGCGGGCGCGGTGGTCCCCCGCCTCGTTGGGAAGTCCGCTATGATCGGACCGACGATGGTGTCGAGGCTGTTCTGCAGGAAGTGGATCTCAAGAGTACCGCTTCGCGTCAGGCTCCCGGTCGAGCGTCGACTGACTTCTCTCGTCCCCCTCCCTTGGGCCCCAGAGCAAGCATGGGTGTTAAGGACAGACGTCCTAGCGGCCCTCCACCCCTTGAGCCCCGTCCTAGACCAGGGCAAGGATTCAAAGCGCTGGATGATCTCTTTGAATCCACTACAACGAAACCGAAGCTGTACTACCTCCGTGTCCCTCGCGAAGTGGCCGACCGACGTCTAGATCGGTTCGATGACCTGCTGCGGAAGGGATCATTTCCGCGTCGTGGGGGCGATGAGAATAGGCGAATCACATTTGAAGACGGTGACTTCTTCGTTGACAACGGACCGGAATATGGCCGTGGCCACGGACGGCGCCGTGGCCGGGGTCGTGGAGGCGGCATGGGCGACTCATGGAGAGATGACAGACGAGGCCGTGACTAA
- a CDS encoding isocitrate lyase/PEP mutase family protein has product MSTKARNIIDNIRSSDWTMHNDLAVKFRKLHVPGEPLVLTNVYDAATASIIAEHPSTKAVATASYAVAASQGIPDEKLTLSQNLAAVRSIAAVLKTPGDGLPRIPLTVDIQDGYEDVATTIREIIALGAVGCNLQDFDNAKNRLRPMAQAVERIQLAMQAARDAGVPDFVINARTDVLLKHDGQNGGSVEDAIERGRAYLEAGACTVFVWGGSARGGVSEEEIQRLVEAFDGRLNVKMTLQEGSLTVPELREIGVARISLGPELYRAAMKAFKEKADAVLGYCG; this is encoded by the exons ATGTCGACCAAGGCCAGAAACATCATAGACAACATCCGTTCCTCTGACTG GACCATGCACAATGACCTTGCAGTCAAGTTTCGCAAGCTACATGTTCCGGGAGAGCCCTTAGTCCTTACAAACGTCTACGATGCGGCAACCGCCTCAATCATTGCCGAGCATCCCTCGACGAAGGCGGTCGCTACCGCCAGCTACGCCGTTGCCGCCTCTCAAGGCATCCCAGACGAGAAGTTGACCCTGTCTCAGAATCTAGCCGCTGTGCGCTCGATTGCCGCTGTTCTGAAGACCCCCGGTGACGGTCTCCCTCGCATCCCGTTGACAGTGGATATACAAGACGGCTATGAAGATGTAGCCACTACAATCAGAGAAATCATAGCTCTGGGAGCCGTCGGCTGCAACCTTCAAGACTTTGACAATGCCAAAAATCGACTGCGGCCGATGGCACAGGCTGTGGAGCGGATTCAACTTGCCATGCAGGCTGCGAGAGACGCAGGGGTGCCTGATTTTGTGATCAATGCGCGGACAGATGTCCTTCTCAAGCACGATGGGCAAAACGGAGGATCAGTCGAGGATGCAATCGAAAGGGGAAGAGCGTACCTGGAGGCCGGCGCTTGTACAGTGTTCGTCTGGGGTGGGTCTGCGAGAGGAGGGGTgtccgaggaggagatccagaGGCTGGTTGAGGCTTTTGATGGAAGACTGAACGTCAAGATGACCTTACAGGAGGGTTCCTTGACGGTACCAGAGCTCAGAGAGATCGGGGTCGCGCGGATCAGTCTTGGACCTGAGTTGTATCGCGCTGCGATGAAGGCattcaaagaaaaagctgATGCGGTGTTGGGCTATTGCGGGTAG